The window GTGACCCGTACCGTCTCACCGGCATAACTGACCTCGATCTGGCTGATCCGCGCATCGTTCGGAAACTGGCTCGCCACCACCTCCCGAACCTGCCGCGATGCGGATGCCTCCCATGCAATCTGCCGCAAGGTCAGCCCCAGCGGGACCGCCAGCGCAGCGAATACCGCCAACAGCAGGACGGTCTGCACCAGCGCGTGCTGCGGCGACAGATGCGTCCCGCACCCGTTCAACGACATCGACATGATCGACATCGACGACGGCGTGCTGTCGCCACCATTGGATCAATGGATTGGTTCGATGGGGCTCATAGGAACTCGCCATGGCCACCGGATATGGGGTTTGCGGCCCGATGACCAGCAGTTAGGACGTTGCAGGGGAGCGGCAACAGGAGGTTTCAATGGCTACCGGCACCCGGGCTCCATCAGCCCTGCGGCAATTCCTCAAGAGCGAGGCGACGGGCGGAATCGTCCTGATCGTTGCTGCCGTGCTGGCCATGCTTGCCGCCAATCTGCCCGCAACGGCAGAGGGGTATCAGCATTTCCTGCACCTCGACACCGGCCCTGTCCTGTCGCCCAAATACGGGTCGATGACCGTTCATCTGTGGATCAACGATGCGCTGATGGCGATTTTCTTCCTGCTGGTCGGGCTGGAGATCAAGCGGGAGTTTACCGATGGCCGCCTCGCCCGCTGGTCGGACCGGCGGCTGCCCTTCATCGCGGCTGCGGCGGGAATGGCCGCGCCGGCGGCGGTCTATCTGTTCGTCACCGGCTTTGATCCGGCGCTGACCAATGGCTGGGCGATTCCGGCCGCCACCGACATCGCCTTTGCCATCGGCGTGCTGGCGATCCTCGGCCGCCATGCGCCTGCCTCGCTCAAGCTGTTCCTGACCACCGTTGCGATCGTCGACGATATGGGCGCGGTGGCGATCATCGCCTTTGTCTACACCGCCGGGCTGTCCTCGCTGGCGCTGGCTGCGGCCGGGCTGGTCCTTGGCGGGATGTATTTCCTCAACAAATCGAATGTTCAGCGGCTCTGGCCCTATCTGCTGCTGGGCGCGTTGCTCTGGTATCTGGTCTTTCTGTCCGGCGTTCATGCGACCATCGCTGGCGTGCTCACCGCCTTCATGATCCCGGTAAAGCCGACGCCGGGCGCGCCCGATGCACAGGATTCGCCGCTGCACCGGCTGGAACACGCGCTTCACAAACCGGTCGCGTTCCTGATCGTCCCGCTGTTCGGCTTTGCCAATGCCGGGGTGCCGCTGATGGGACTGGGGCCGGAAATCCTGTTTGAGCCGCTGCCGCTGGCCATCGCGCTCGGCCTGTTCCTGGGCAAGCAGTTCGGCATTTTCGGCAGCATCTGGATCAGCTGCCGGACCGGCTTTGCCGAAGTGCCGGGCGGCGCCAGCTGGCAGCAGATCTATGGCGTCGCGATGCTGGCCGGCATCGGCTTTACCATGAGCCTGTTCATCGGCGGCCTTGCGTTTCCGGGCAACGAGCTGTTCGTCAACGAGGTGAAGATCGGCGTGCTCGCCGGGTCGATCCTGTCCGCGATCGGCGGCTACCTGTTGATCCGCTCGGCGGGCGGCAAGCCGGCCGTCCGGCCCGCCCGGCCCGACGATGCGCTGGACGAACCGGCGCCTCTGGTGCCTGCCGGCGCGGATTAATCGAACAGGCTGGAAACGCTCGCTTCTTCCGCGATCCGCCGGATGGCCTCGGCCAGCAGCGGGGCGATGGTCAGGTGGCGGATATGCTTGGCATCGGCGATGATGCTGTGATTGCCGATCGAATCGGTGATCACCAGCTCTTCCAGCGACGATGCCTCGACCCGCGCGACCGCCCCGCCCGACAGGACACCGTGCGTGCAATAGGCAACGACCCCTTCCGCCCCTGCCGCCTTCAGCGCGGCGGCGGCATTGCACAGCGTGCCAGCCGAATCGACGATATCGTCGATCAGGATGCAGAACCGGCCTTCCACCTCGCCGATGATGTTCATCACTTCCGATTCGCCCGCCCGCTCGCGGCGCTTGTCGACAATCGCCAGCGGGGCATTGTCCAGCCGCTTGGCCAGCGACCGGGCGCGCACGACGCCGCCGACGTCGGGCGACACGACCATCAGGTTCTTGTCCCCGAACCGGGTATGGATGTCGGCCGACATCACCGGCGCGGCGACCAGATTGTCGGTCGGGATGTCGAAAAACCCCTGAATCTGCCCGGCGTGCAAGTCCACCGACAGGACGCGGTCGGCGCCGGCGGTGGTGATCAGGTTTGCGACCAGCTTGGCGGAAATCGGCGTGCGCGGGCCGGGTTTGCGGTCCTGGCGGGCATAGCCGAAATAGGGGAGGACGGCGGTGATGCGCTTGGCCGATGCGCGCTTCAGCGCATCGATCATGATCAGCATCTCCATCAGATTGTCATTGGCCGGATAGGCGGTGGATTGCAGGACGAACACGTCCTCGCCCCGCACATTTTCCAGGATTTCGACAAAGATCTCTTCATCGGCGAACCGGCGCACATTCGCCTGGGTCAGCGGAATTTCGAGATAGTGCGCGATGGCCCGCGCGAGCGGAAGATTGGAATTGCCCGCCAACAGCTTCATGTCGCGCCCCACGCAGTTGATGAAGGAATTTTGACAGCGGCCCTTTAGGCGGCGGGTGGCCCCCCCGGCAAGTGGCGATTGCGGCACGGGCCGCTGCGGCCTAGACGCTGGGCGCATCATGACCATCGTGACCCGTTTCGCCCCCAGCCCCACCGGCCGCCTGCACGTCGGCAATCTGCGCACGGCCATCCACAATTGGCTGGCGGCGCGCGCGGGCGGCGGGCGGTTCCTGCTGCGCATCGATGATACCGATGCCGAACGCTCCCGCGCCGAATATGTCGATGCGATCCGCGCCGACCTGGCCTGGCTGGGCCTGACCCCGGATGCAGAGGTGCGCCAGTCCGACCGCTTTGCCCTGTATGAGCGGGAGTTCGATCGGCTGAAGGCGGCGGGCCGGGTCTATCCCTGTTACGAAACGCCGGAGGAGCTGGACCTTCGCCGCAAGATCCTGCTGGGGCGGGGCCTGCCCCCCGTCTATGACCGCGCGGCGCTTCGCCTGACCGATGATCAGCGCGCGGCGTTCGAGGGCGAGGGGCGGCGGCCGCACTGGCGCTTTCGTCTGGCCGATGGCGCGATCGAATGGGACGATGCGGTGCGCGGGCCGCAGCAGTTCGATGCCGCGTCGATGAGCGATCCCGTGGTGCGCCGCGCGGATGGCAGCTGGCTGTACCTCCTCCCCTCGGTGATCGACGATATCGACCTTGGCATCACGCTGGTCGCGCGGGGCGAGGATCATGTCACCAATACCGCAGCACAGGTACAGATGTTCGACGCGCTGGGCGCTGCCCCGCCGCGCTTCGCCCATGCCGCGCTGCTGACCGGGGCGGAGGGCAAGCTGTCCAAGCGGCTCGGCTCGCTCGGCTGCGATCATTTCCGCGACGCGGGCATCGAACCTGCGGCGATCCTGTCGCTGCTGGCCCGCATCGGCACCAGCGATCCGGTCGAGCCCTTTGCCGATCCAGCGCCGCTCCTCGCCAGCTTTGATTTTGCGCGTTTCGGCCGTGCCCCGGCCCGGTTCGACGAACAGGAACTGGCACAGGTCAATGCCCGTATCGTGCATCAGCTACCCTTTGATGCCGTCGTCCATCGCCTGCCCGCCGGCATGGATGCCGCCGCATGGGATGCGGTGCGGCCCAACCTGTCGGTGGTGGCGGAGGCGGCGGACTGGTGGCCGGTGATCGCAGGCGACATCGCCGTCCCGGTCCAACCGGACGAGGCGGGGTTCCTGGCCGAGGCGGCTGCCGTCACTGAGGCACTGGACTGGAGCCAGGATCCCTGGGGTCAGCTGACGGGTGTGCTGAAGGGGTCTACAGGCCGAAAGGGCCGGGCCCTGTTCCTGCCGCTGCGCCTTGCGCTGACCGGCCGGGACCATGGCCCGGACATGGCCGCGCTGCTGCCGCTGATCGGCCGCACACGCGCGCTGGCCCGCCTGACCGCCCATTGATTGCGCCTTTGGATGGCCATAGCGAAAGCCTTTGACAGCAAATTGTGATGTTGTACCATCACTCGTCTCCACTGGAGAGGAGACGAAGCCATGTATGCAGACCGTAACAAGGGATTGAACCCGGCGGCGCTGGGTTCCGCATTGCTGGTGAATGGCGCGATCATCGCCGCGCTCGCCACATTGGGTGCAGTCACTGTAATCCCGCCCGGGGACGACACCATCGAAACCTATCGCGTCCCCATCGAAACGCCGCCTTCGCCCCTGCCGGTCGAAAAGCAGGCACCGGTGAAGCCGACGGTGGAAACGCCCCCGCGTTCATCGACCATCGACATTGTCCGCCCCGTGATCGACGCGCCGCCGACCGGCCCGGTCATCACCGGCCCCACCGAACCCACGCCTGTGCCATCCGGCCCGACCACTGGCACGCCGGGCGGCACAGGTACGGGGGCCGGCACGGGTACCATCGTCGATCCGCCCGCCCCCGTGCTGATCGGGGCAACCGTCGATCCCCGCTATGCCGGGACGTTTCAGCCCGATTATCCGGGCCGCGAACTTGGCCTTGGCGAAGAAGGGATCGTCACCGTCCGCGTACTGATCGGCGTCGATGGCCGGGTAAAGGCGGTGGAGCGCGTCTCTGCCGATAGCGACGGCTTCTTTCAGGCAACGCGCCGCCACGCGCTTGCCCGCTGGCGGTTCCGCCCCGCGACCCGCGACGGCGTGCCGCAGGAGGTGTGGAAACAGATGACGGTCCGCTTCCGGATCAACTGATCCGGGCCGTTTTGGGGGCGGGGGCTGGTCGTGGCCGGCCTCTGCCCCTATGTTTTGTCCATGCTTTCGCCCAACCATTTCCGGATGATGCGACAGGTGCGACCGCGCAGCGCCCTTCGCGACGCCTATGACATGCTGATCCGTCCCGCTCCACACAAATGGGGCTTTCTGGGCCTGGCCGCCACACTGACCGGTCTGGTCGTGTTCGGGTTCGTTCAGGACAGCAAATGGGAAAAACCGTACAAGCGCGAGATCGTCTATGTGAACGACTGGCGGCTTGACCGGTCCGATGCCGAAATCACCGCCCAGCAAAAGGTGGACGAGGCGGAAAAGCTGGAACGGTTGAAAAAGATCAACGCCGAAAAGGAAAAGCGCCGCCGCGAGTGGCAAAAGATCGACGACGGCCTCAGTCGGTTCGGGCTCTGAACCGGGTGCCGGGGGGCGCGGTCGATGAGCGGGCGATGGCGGCCGCCATTGCGCTGGCCGAGCGAACCCGTGGGCTCAGCGATCCCAACCCCAATGTCGGCTGCATCGTCCTTGCCCCCGATGGCCGGGTCGTCGGGCGCGGCTGGACGCAGCCGGGCGGGCGGCCCCATGCAGAGGCGATGGCGCTGGCGCAGGCGGGCGATGCCGCGCGCGGCGGCACGCTCTACACCACGCTGGAGCCGTGCTGCCATCTCTCCCCCCGCGGCCCGGCCTGTGCGGACCTGATCCTGGCCGCCGGCATCGCCCGTGTCGTTGCGGCGATGGGCGATCCGGACCCGCGGGTGAGTGGGGGCGGCCATGCCCGGCTGCGCGATGCGGGCATCGCCCTTGATATCGGCACCGGCGCGGTGGCGGCGGCACAGACGATGGCGGGGTTCCTGACGCGTCAGGTGCTGGGTCGCCCGCTGGTCACGCTGAAACTCGCCCTGTCGCTGGATGGAGCCGCCGCAATGGCGGATGGCAGCAGCCGCTGGATCACCGGGCCACAGGCGCGGGCGCACACCCATCTGGAACGCGCGCGGCACGGCGCGATCCTGGTCGGGCGCGGCACATGGCTGGCGGATCGCCCGGCGCTCGACGTCCGGCTGCCGGGACTGCACGACCGTTCGCCCGCCCGTTACGTGCTGACCGGCGCGGCGCTGGAGGGCGTGGAAACGCTGGCATCGCCCGGGGCGATCGCCGGCCTGCCGGTCAATCATCTGCTGGTCGAAGGGGGGATGCAGACAGCGGCAACATTCCTGTCGGCCGACCTGGTCGACCGCCTGCTCCTCTATCGGGCGCCCATCCTGATCGGCGGGGGCCGGACCCTGCCCGATCTGGGGCTGGGCGATCTGTCCGCCGCGCACGGCCGGTGGCACCTGCTCGAACAGCGGATGCTTGGCAGCGACACCATGCAGCTATACCAGCGGGCGCGATAACGGAGAGAGTGCAGCCATGTTCACGGGCATCGTCACGGATATCGGCACGATCGAATCGGTTGAGGCGACGGGCGACCTGCACGTCACCGTGGCAACCGGCTATGACGTGGCAGGCATCGATCTGGGCGCATCCATCGCCTGTTCGGGCGTGTGCCTGACCGTGGTGGACAAGGCACCGGGCCGGGTGCGGTTCGACGTGTCCGGCGAAACGGTCAGCAAGACGGCATCCGGAATGTGGAGCGCCGGCCGCCGCCTCAATCTTGAGCGCGCCCTGCGGCTGGGCGACGAACTGGGCGGGCATATCGTGACCGGTCATGTCGATGGCGTGGCCAGCGTCATCGACGTCACCCCCGATGGCGAATCGCACCGCGTCCGCTTTCGCCTACCCGAACCGCTTGCCCCCTTTGTCGCGCCAAAGGGATCGATCACCATCGACGGCGTGTCGCTGACCGTGAACGAGGTTGCGGACACGGCCGATGGTTCGGACGTGTCGGTGAACATCATTCCCCATACTTGGTCGGTCACCACGCTGGGGACGCTGAGCGCGGGCGATGCGGTGAACGTCGAGATTGACGTACTGGCCCGCTATCTGGCGCGGATGAAGGATCGCCTTCACCCGGCAATGTGAATCTATTCTGGAACGTCACACTGCGATGTGATAGGGGCGCGGCTTCTGTTCTGGAGCGACGTCCGATGTCCACTGATCTGATTGCCCGTGTCCGCAAACTGGTGGTGGAGGGGGGCATGTCCCGCTCCGGCCTTGCCCGCGCGGCCGGGCTTCATGCCAACACCCTGCGCGACCTGGAACAGCCCGACTGGAATCCCACCGCGGACACGCTGCGCAAGCTCGAATCCTTTGTCTTTGCGAATGACGACACGCCCGTCCTGGTCCCGATCGAGGAGATCATCGACGAGGCGCGCAATGGCCGGATGTTCATCCTAGTCGATGATGAGGACCGGGAGAATGAGGGCGATCTGGTCATCCCGGCCCAGATGGCGACGCCCGCCGCGATCAATTTCATGGCAACGCACGGCCGGGGGCTGATCTGCCTGTCGTTGACCAAGGACCGGGTGGATCAGCTTGGCCTCGATCTGATGAGCCGCGCCAACGGCACCCGCCACGAAACCGCCTTTACCGTGTCGATTGAGGCAAAGACCGGCGTCACCACCGGCATTTCGGCGGCGGACCGGGCGCGCACCATCTCTGTCGCCATCGACGCGTCGAAGGGCGCGGACGAAATCGTGACGCCGGGCCATGTCTTTCCGCTGGTCGCGCGGCCGGGCGGCGTGCTGGTCCGCGCCGGCCATACCGAGGCGGCGGTCGATGTCTCCCGCCTGGCCGGGCTCAACCCCTCCGGGGTGATCTGCGAGATCATGAAGGATGACGGGACCATGGCCCGCATGGACGACCTGGTCGCCTTTGCCCGGCTGCACAAGCTGAAGATCGGCACGATCCGCGATCTGATCGCCTATCGCCGTCGCCACGACCATCTGGTCGAACGGCGCGCGGAAACCAGCTTCACCAGCCGCTGGGGCGGCGAATGGCGCGTCATCACCTTCTGGAACAAGGCGGCGGGCACCGAACAGGTCGCGCTGCTGAAGGGCAAGGTGGATCCGGCCACCCCCACGCTGGTGCGGATGCACGCCCTGTCCCCCTTTGGCGACCTGTTCGGAGAGGCGGGGGACCGGGGCGGCCTGCTCGAACGGTCGATGCAGATCATCGGAGAGGCCGGGGCCGGCGTCGTCGTGGTCATCAACAAACCGCGCAACGATGCCTTCACCATGGCGGTGGAGCGCCGCGCGGGCACGCGGACCGAGGTGGATATGGAGGAGTTGCGCGATTACGGCGTCGGCGCGATGATCCTGACCGAACTGGGGGTCGAGGAAATGGTGCTGCTCAGCAATACGCATCACACGCTGGTCGGCCTTGACGGCTATGGCCTGTCCATCGTCGGCGAACGGCCGATCGACGTCGAACCCTGACGCCACTGTCCGGTCGGCCCGGACCGGCCGGAACCAACCTTATTGTTGCAGGAGCATCCCATGGCCAAGTTTCTGATCGTCGAGGCGCGGTTCTACGATCATCTCAACGATCTGCTGCTCGCCGGCGCCCGTGCTGCGATCAAGGCGGCCGGTCATGACCATGAAACGGTCACCGTCCCCGGCGCGCTCGAAATCCCCGGTGCCATCGCGCTGGCGGATCAGTCGGGCGATTATGACGGCTATGTCGCGATCGGCGTCGTTATCCGGGGCGAAACCTATCACTTCGAAATCGTGGCGGGCGAAAGCGCGCGCGGCATCATGGCGCTGACCATGGACGGGGTCGCCATCGGCAACGGCATCCTGACCGTGGAGAATGAGGCGCAGGCGCTGGTCCGCGCCGATCCCGCGCAAAAGGACAAGGGCGGCGAAGCGGCCAAGGCGGCGCTGGCCATGCTCGCGCTGCGCGACCGTTTCGGCCGGTGACCGCGCCCGTCCTTGCCACCCAGCGACTGATCCTCCGCCTGCCGGAGGCGTCGGACCTGGATGGCTGGGCGGAAATGAATGCCGATGCCGACGCCATGCGCTTTCTGGGCGGGGTCAAATCGCGTGCAGTGACGTGGCGGGAACTATGCACGATGCGCGGGGCATGGGACATTCGCGGCTTTGCGATGTTCTCGGTCATCGAACGCGACACCGGGCGCTGGGTCGGCCGGATCGGCCCCTGGCAGCCCGAAGGCTGGCCGGGCACAGAGGTGGGCTGGGGCGTCCATCCCGGCTTCGCTGGTCGCGGCTATGCCCATGAAGCCGCGATGGCGTGCATGGACTATGCCGTCGATGTGCTGGGCTGGACACGGGTGATCCACACCATCGCCCCCGACAATCTGCGCTCCATCGCGCTTGCCCGGCGGCTGGGGTCGACCAATGGCGGCCCGGTTTCGCTGCCCCCGCCGCATGAGGCGGTCCAGGTCGATGCCTGGGGCCAGACCGCCGATCAATGGCGGAGCCGCCGCATCGCCTGACGCCGTCTGCCGGCCGATCTGCGCCGATTCAGCTTTTCTTTGTCAATTTCTGCGACAGCCGGATCGACTGTCGGCGGATTTGACAGTGAAGCGCATCGGACGGGTCGATGATCAGACTGTTCAAGCATTACGTTCCCTATGCCGTGCTGTTGCTTGGCCTGTTCGATCTCATCCTGCTGTTGATTGCAGCGGAAATCGGCTGGGTCGTTCGCGCGGGTCAGATCGACATGCTGGTCGAACCGCTGCACACCCGCCTGCCGCAACTGTTCAGCTTTGCCCTGTCGCTTCAGGTCGCGATGATCGCGGTCGGCGTCTATGGCGCGGATGCGCTGCAATCGCTGCGCGTGGCGGTCGCCCGGCTGATCGTCGCCGTATCGCTCGGCATCATCTTTCTGTCGGTGATCTTCTTTCTGGTGCCGGTGCTGACCTTCTGGCGCTCCAACCTGCTCTACGCGATGTCGGCGGCGGTGGTGATGCTGACGCTGATGCGCATCCTGCTGGGCAAGACGCTGGGCGGACAGGTGTTCAAGCGCCGGGTCGTCGTGCTGGGTGCCGGGCCGCGCGCCCAGCGGCTGAAACGGCTCGCCGCCTCGCGCGGTGCGGGCTTCGTCGTCGTCGGCTATGTCGCGATGAGCGAGACGAACCGCGTCATTCCCGAAGCGATCGCGCGCGATGCGATCTACAACCTGGCCGATCATGTCGTGCTGCTCAACGCCGCCGAAGTCGTGCTGGCGCTGGAGGAACGTCGCAACGCCCTGCCGCTCAAGGACCTGTTGCGCATCAAGACGACCGGCGTCCATGTGAACGACATTTCCAGCTTTCTGGAACGCGAAACCGGCCGGGTCGATCTGGACAGCGTCAATCCCAGCTGGCTGATCTTTTCCGACGGCTTTTCATCGGGCCGGATGCTGTCCAGCCTGTTCAAGCGATTGTTCGACGTGACGGCCAGCCTGTTGTTGCTGACGCTGGCCGGGCCGGTGATCCTCTTGACCGCGATCCTCGTCAAACTCGACAGCAAGGGTCCGGCCTTTTACCGCCAGCGCCGGGTCGGCCTGTTCGGACAGCCGTTCAACATCCTGAAACTGCGCTCGATGCGCGTCGATGCCGAAGTGGCAGGCAACGCCGTCTGGGCGGAAAAGGACGACCCCCGCATCACCCGTGTCGGCCGCTTCATCCGCAAGACCCGCCTGGATGAACTGCCCCAGTGCTGGAGCGTGCTGAAGGGCGAAATGAGCTTTGTCGGCCCGCGCCCCGAACGGCCGCAATTCGTGTCCGACCTGGAACAGCAACTGCCCTATTATGCCGAACGCCATATGGTGAAACCGGGCATCACCGGCTGGGCGCAGATCAATTTCCCCTATGGCGCGTCGGTCGAGGATGCCCGCGAAAAGCTGGAATACGACCTGTATTACGCCAAGAATTATTCGCCCTTTCTCGACCTGTTGATCCTGATTCAGACGGTGCGCGTCGTCCTGTGGCCGGAAGGGGCGCGGTAACGCCGGCATGATGGCCGCGATCATCCTTTGGGGTCATGCCAGTGCAGCGGTGTTGTTTGCTGCCCTGGCGCTGGCAACGCTGCGCCGGCCCGTGCCCGGCGTCCCGCGGCCCGCGCTGGTCGCCGCGCTTGCCCTGACCGCGCTCTGGGCGCTGGCGGTGGCGGGGGTCGGCCCGGTGGAACTGGGCACCCGGCTTGCGGCCGGTGCGCGCGGCAT of the Sphingomonas sp. BGYR3 genome contains:
- the ribB gene encoding 3,4-dihydroxy-2-butanone-4-phosphate synthase, whose amino-acid sequence is MSTDLIARVRKLVVEGGMSRSGLARAAGLHANTLRDLEQPDWNPTADTLRKLESFVFANDDTPVLVPIEEIIDEARNGRMFILVDDEDRENEGDLVIPAQMATPAAINFMATHGRGLICLSLTKDRVDQLGLDLMSRANGTRHETAFTVSIEAKTGVTTGISAADRARTISVAIDASKGADEIVTPGHVFPLVARPGGVLVRAGHTEAAVDVSRLAGLNPSGVICEIMKDDGTMARMDDLVAFARLHKLKIGTIRDLIAYRRRHDHLVERRAETSFTSRWGGEWRVITFWNKAAGTEQVALLKGKVDPATPTLVRMHALSPFGDLFGEAGDRGGLLERSMQIIGEAGAGVVVVINKPRNDAFTMAVERRAGTRTEVDMEELRDYGVGAMILTELGVEEMVLLSNTHHTLVGLDGYGLSIVGERPIDVEP
- a CDS encoding GNAT family N-acetyltransferase yields the protein MTAPVLATQRLILRLPEASDLDGWAEMNADADAMRFLGGVKSRAVTWRELCTMRGAWDIRGFAMFSVIERDTGRWVGRIGPWQPEGWPGTEVGWGVHPGFAGRGYAHEAAMACMDYAVDVLGWTRVIHTIAPDNLRSIALARRLGSTNGGPVSLPPPHEAVQVDAWGQTADQWRSRRIA
- the nhaA gene encoding Na+/H+ antiporter NhaA gives rise to the protein MATGTRAPSALRQFLKSEATGGIVLIVAAVLAMLAANLPATAEGYQHFLHLDTGPVLSPKYGSMTVHLWINDALMAIFFLLVGLEIKREFTDGRLARWSDRRLPFIAAAAGMAAPAAVYLFVTGFDPALTNGWAIPAATDIAFAIGVLAILGRHAPASLKLFLTTVAIVDDMGAVAIIAFVYTAGLSSLALAAAGLVLGGMYFLNKSNVQRLWPYLLLGALLWYLVFLSGVHATIAGVLTAFMIPVKPTPGAPDAQDSPLHRLEHALHKPVAFLIVPLFGFANAGVPLMGLGPEILFEPLPLAIALGLFLGKQFGIFGSIWISCRTGFAEVPGGASWQQIYGVAMLAGIGFTMSLFIGGLAFPGNELFVNEVKIGVLAGSILSAIGGYLLIRSAGGKPAVRPARPDDALDEPAPLVPAGAD
- a CDS encoding glutamate--tRNA ligase, with amino-acid sequence MTIVTRFAPSPTGRLHVGNLRTAIHNWLAARAGGGRFLLRIDDTDAERSRAEYVDAIRADLAWLGLTPDAEVRQSDRFALYEREFDRLKAAGRVYPCYETPEELDLRRKILLGRGLPPVYDRAALRLTDDQRAAFEGEGRRPHWRFRLADGAIEWDDAVRGPQQFDAASMSDPVVRRADGSWLYLLPSVIDDIDLGITLVARGEDHVTNTAAQVQMFDALGAAPPRFAHAALLTGAEGKLSKRLGSLGCDHFRDAGIEPAAILSLLARIGTSDPVEPFADPAPLLASFDFARFGRAPARFDEQELAQVNARIVHQLPFDAVVHRLPAGMDAAAWDAVRPNLSVVAEAADWWPVIAGDIAVPVQPDEAGFLAEAAAVTEALDWSQDPWGQLTGVLKGSTGRKGRALFLPLRLALTGRDHGPDMAALLPLIGRTRALARLTAH
- the ribH gene encoding 6,7-dimethyl-8-ribityllumazine synthase — translated: MAKFLIVEARFYDHLNDLLLAGARAAIKAAGHDHETVTVPGALEIPGAIALADQSGDYDGYVAIGVVIRGETYHFEIVAGESARGIMALTMDGVAIGNGILTVENEAQALVRADPAQKDKGGEAAKAALAMLALRDRFGR
- a CDS encoding riboflavin synthase, which codes for MFTGIVTDIGTIESVEATGDLHVTVATGYDVAGIDLGASIACSGVCLTVVDKAPGRVRFDVSGETVSKTASGMWSAGRRLNLERALRLGDELGGHIVTGHVDGVASVIDVTPDGESHRVRFRLPEPLAPFVAPKGSITIDGVSLTVNEVADTADGSDVSVNIIPHTWSVTTLGTLSAGDAVNVEIDVLARYLARMKDRLHPAM
- a CDS encoding ribose-phosphate pyrophosphokinase — its product is MKLLAGNSNLPLARAIAHYLEIPLTQANVRRFADEEIFVEILENVRGEDVFVLQSTAYPANDNLMEMLIMIDALKRASAKRITAVLPYFGYARQDRKPGPRTPISAKLVANLITTAGADRVLSVDLHAGQIQGFFDIPTDNLVAAPVMSADIHTRFGDKNLMVVSPDVGGVVRARSLAKRLDNAPLAIVDKRRERAGESEVMNIIGEVEGRFCILIDDIVDSAGTLCNAAAALKAAGAEGVVAYCTHGVLSGGAVARVEASSLEELVITDSIGNHSIIADAKHIRHLTIAPLLAEAIRRIAEEASVSSLFD
- a CDS encoding energy transducer TonB — translated: MYADRNKGLNPAALGSALLVNGAIIAALATLGAVTVIPPGDDTIETYRVPIETPPSPLPVEKQAPVKPTVETPPRSSTIDIVRPVIDAPPTGPVITGPTEPTPVPSGPTTGTPGGTGTGAGTGTIVDPPAPVLIGATVDPRYAGTFQPDYPGRELGLGEEGIVTVRVLIGVDGRVKAVERVSADSDGFFQATRRHALARWRFRPATRDGVPQEVWKQMTVRFRIN
- the ribD gene encoding bifunctional diaminohydroxyphosphoribosylaminopyrimidine deaminase/5-amino-6-(5-phosphoribosylamino)uracil reductase RibD; this encodes MAAAIALAERTRGLSDPNPNVGCIVLAPDGRVVGRGWTQPGGRPHAEAMALAQAGDAARGGTLYTTLEPCCHLSPRGPACADLILAAGIARVVAAMGDPDPRVSGGGHARLRDAGIALDIGTGAVAAAQTMAGFLTRQVLGRPLVTLKLALSLDGAAAMADGSSRWITGPQARAHTHLERARHGAILVGRGTWLADRPALDVRLPGLHDRSPARYVLTGAALEGVETLASPGAIAGLPVNHLLVEGGMQTAATFLSADLVDRLLLYRAPILIGGGRTLPDLGLGDLSAAHGRWHLLEQRMLGSDTMQLYQRAR
- a CDS encoding TIGR03013 family XrtA/PEP-CTERM system glycosyltransferase, coding for MIRLFKHYVPYAVLLLGLFDLILLLIAAEIGWVVRAGQIDMLVEPLHTRLPQLFSFALSLQVAMIAVGVYGADALQSLRVAVARLIVAVSLGIIFLSVIFFLVPVLTFWRSNLLYAMSAAVVMLTLMRILLGKTLGGQVFKRRVVVLGAGPRAQRLKRLAASRGAGFVVVGYVAMSETNRVIPEAIARDAIYNLADHVVLLNAAEVVLALEERRNALPLKDLLRIKTTGVHVNDISSFLERETGRVDLDSVNPSWLIFSDGFSSGRMLSSLFKRLFDVTASLLLLTLAGPVILLTAILVKLDSKGPAFYRQRRVGLFGQPFNILKLRSMRVDAEVAGNAVWAEKDDPRITRVGRFIRKTRLDELPQCWSVLKGEMSFVGPRPERPQFVSDLEQQLPYYAERHMVKPGITGWAQINFPYGASVEDAREKLEYDLYYAKNYSPFLDLLILIQTVRVVLWPEGAR